The genomic window CGGGGAAAAAGGGTTCTCATTACCATCCAGACAGTGACTTGTTCCTCcctaaagagagaaaggatgTCCTCACTTCTACTGCTTGTTGGACTGCAATGGCTGCTCTGCTTGTTTGTCTCAACTTCACAATCGGTCCAATTCAAATGCTCAAACTTTATGGAATTCCTTACTGGGTAATGCGCCGCTGTTACTCCCCTGTTTCAGCCTGAGCAATTTGTGTATTATTTCCTCTGCCTTACTCAAAAAGGTTTTTATGTCAAATACAGATAAATGTAATGTGGTTGGACTTTGTGACTTACCTGCATCACCATGGTCATGAAGATAAGCTTCCTTGGTACCGTGGCAAGGTAAAATACATATTCTCTGCTTCCACTGTTCTTTGACTACATCGCTCTTTCTTTTAAGGTTAAAGCCAACTGGTGTGTAAATCTCATGATTCTCCCAAAACAGGAGTGGAGTTACCTGAGAGGAGGACTTACAACATTGGATCGTGACTACGGATTGATCAATAACATCCATCATGATATTGGAACTCATGTGATACATCATCTTTTCCCGCAGATCCCACATTATCATCTAGTAGAAGCAGTAAGTAAATTGAAAGTAAAGactgtttgtgtttttggtgttCATGCTAGTTTCCCTGACTCTTGCTCCACTGTTATGCAGACAGAAGCAGCTAAACCAGTATTAGGGAAGTATTACAGGGAGCCTGATAAGTCTGGACCGTTGCCATTACATTTACTGGAAATTCTAGCGAAAAGTATAAAAGAAGATCATTACGTGAGCGACGAAGGAGAAGTTGTATACTATAAAGCAGATCCAAATCTCTATGGAGAGGTCAAAGTAAGAGCAGATTGAAATGAAGCAGGCTTGAGATTGaagttttttctatttcagACCAGCTGATTTTTTGCTTACTGTATCAATTTATTGTGTCACCCACCAGAGAGTTAGTATCTCTGAATACGATCGATCAGATGGaaacaacaaatttgtttGCGATACTGAAGCTATATATACCATACATTGCATTATCTTAGATACATTTAAATTCTAGCAAAAAGTATAAAAGAAGATCATTACGTGAGCGACGAAGGAGATGttgtatatatactacaaATTAAGCAGATCCAAATCTCTATGTTTCCGATACTGAAGCTTTATACTAATAAAATATACATtgcaatatatattattttagattcATCCTTCTGAAGGTTTATATACCAATAATTTTAGggtataattaagaaaatagttttctacttttttcacatttaaaatcaatcatAGTTATTCTTCCTAACCTCactaaatttgtttgattaattaacTTAAAAATGGGATTTAAATAAGTATTTGTTACACAATATGTAGTTGGATAGTATCCACATGTGCCTTCCAAATTCAGTGAACCATGTTTCTATTATTGGGAAGTCGTCGGCCTTCTATTTAGATGGTCAACGGACCATTTACTAATACAAGTTTTGcccataatatatttaaatcgACTCTCCTTCGgaatttttacatttaaattgtttaaaagCTCTACTTGAATAATCCAACATACAATAATCttgaactaatttttttttttaataatgtagTTATTAGAATTATAAACGAAAAGTGTTTGATTGGTATGTTGAATATAAGCGTACGCCTAATTTGCTATTGCATGACACATAAATAATCATCTTTTAACACtcttgaatttttaaaaattataattgcGATTCTCAAATTTAGTCATAAATTCAGTTAACTATCATCGCTAAGTGGCATAAATAATGTAGTTAGATAGTCACCGTCCGTTGCTAATACAGAATAAAAGTCACCGTCCAATTACACATACGTATGTAAGGAAATTATACATAACTTAATTTTATAGAGATGGAACTGGTGAGTGCTACGTTTTATATTAGTACAGTACTATGTCTAGAAATATGTCTacttttgtaatattttactCAAAAGAGAGACGATTGAAGAAAATAGATAATTACAAGTTACAGCCATTGTTACTCTCTTCTTACAAGAACTATGCATACAGTTTATTTCACCATCTATTGAactatataatttcatattattGCCTTTATAGAATTGTACAATTCCAAAGAGCATCCTCTTCCTTGCGTAGGTTATCATTTTGAACTATTAAGAGCACTTTGATAACTGAAGTAAGTTAGAAATCACTTTACATGTAGTAAAGTATCAATAAAATTAGTGCAATTCTGAGATAAGGAAGttaaagttaaatattattttaaaatgttgaagTCGTCAGATTCTTTTAGTATATATCTCAAGGCATTAAATATTTCAAGGTTGAGTACGTCGTTAAGCTACCCAAACATTctcaaacagaagaaaatcATACCGATCTTAATTTATATTGTTAGGGTTAAAACATCTACGAACTTTCACAgctaataacaaaaaaatgaactcCACGTGATAGCTAAAATTATTTGTAAGGAAGCTACAAAACTTTTCATTGCAAAATGCTTCGTAGTTTTCACATTTGGAATTATTATCAAATACATCCACGtcattttcaatcttttttacCACGTATcagaaaaaacattttttatcaCGTTTTCTTGAACTAACAAGCAACAAACTTTAATCGTATGGACTCTATTCGACTTCCTCATCGGTTACAAACTTACAATTACGGATTCCTACATACGTTACGATTTTCTTCAGTTACTTATTACAAAGGaagataattaatattttcgaTTCACGAGAATAGTCTGAAACATGTCGGTCCgagtttgattttatttgtgtatGATAGTTAATATTCacaattcatttatttatgttaatcCAAATCTTGttccctttctctctctctttctctccctctAACCATATAAACCAACTATATATAACAGCACTTCACAACTTCTCATGaacaagtagaaaaaaaagagcaagACTAATAAGCCATATAAGAGACAACATGAACAACCTAGACGAGATCAAGATCGAGAGCAAGACCTGCCTCAAcgatcaagaacaagaagtcAAAATAGACAACATGCACATGAGCGACCAAGACAAGAACAAGatcgaaatcaagaacaagagtGGCCTCGGCGAAAAGTGGCCAGAACCCATCGTCCGAGTCCAATCTCTAGCCGAGAGCAACCTCACTAGTCTCCCTGACCGTTACATCAAGCCGCCGTCTCAACGCCCTCAAACCACCATCATCGACCACCAACCGGAAGTAGCTGACATAAATATACCGATCATAGACCTAGACAGTCTATTCTCTGGCAATGAAGACGACAAGAAGAGGATATCCGAGGCATGCCGTGAATGGGGATTCTTCCAGGTAAGAATGGCACTGGAAGATAAAAATAGTCacgtttaattatttttagacaTGCATTTTTAGTATGACAAATTATTAGTCTAGAAACATGTAGTCtataaaaatttagatttggTTCGGTTGACATCTAGAGTTCTATTTTCAGGTAATCAACCATGGCGTGAAGCCGGAGCTGATGGACGCAGCTAGAGAAACTTGGAAGAGCTTCTTTAATTTGCCTGTTGAAGCCAAAGAAGTTTACTCAAACTCCCCAAGAACCTATGAAGGATATGGAAGCAGATTGGGTGTGGAAAAAGGAGCCATTCTTGATTGGAATGATTATTACTATCtccattttcttcctcttgccTTGAAGGATTTCAACAAATGGCCTTCTTTACCTTCCAACATTAGGTAATTAACTAAGTCTCTAATTCTTATGTCTTTATGagttttatttgataattaattaacGAATTAGTTTTGGGTTCCATTATTCCTATGAGTTTTGGGAAATTGAGAATTTATAGCTAGTATAATTGTAATCCGATCATTTTATAGGGAAGCTTGAGACTGAAGTCAGCAACTAGTTTCAgttgttctttattttctttttctatataaagaAGACCAAAACTATGATTCTGgtctttaataaataatttagaaataaatcaatataaaagaaaattgattcaTGTGTTGTTATGTTGATTGGCAATCATGTTAATTACATAATATATCACCATGTTggttattttttctaatttacaAACaatttatagtattttaaatGTGCActtcatcaaatcaaattaacGTATTTCCAAGAAAGagttgaatattttaattgaaacTAACCTTCTTGTTAAATTTATCTACATTTGAACAAAAGATTATGTTTTcctaaatattaatatataacaGAAACattcaatatatttgtataatatgCTTATTTCTACTTCTTAAAATGGATATAGAGAAATGAATGATGAGTACGGTAAGGAACTAGTGAAGCTAGGTGGGAGACTAATGACGATCTTATCGTCAAATTTGGGGCTAAGAGCAGAACAACTTCAAGAAGCATTTGGTGGAGAAGACGTTGGTGCATGTTTGAGGGTTAATTATTACCCAAAGTGCCCTCAACCGGAGCTTGCCCTCGGCCTCTCCCCTCATTCTGATCCCGGCGGCATGACCATCCTCTTGCCGGACGATCAAGTCGTCGGCCTTCAGGTCCGTCACGGTGACACGTGGATCACTGTCAATCCTCTCCGCCACGCTTTTATCGTCAATATCGGCGATCAAATTCAGGTAACctcttaaattttttctttttttcttttcctttttacgTTATATACTTACATGAAAATGTTGACATAAAAGGTAAAACACTAATAATTGTCATGATATAGTTGGTACTGAACTACTGATAGAGGATCATATTCCTTAGTTGTAGTTCCACGTTTTAGACATGACTTAGAATAGCGATAAAAGACTAACCGTTTCAACTTCAggccaaaattttaaataataaaactactaagtttttccaaaaaatgatttatgtCATTTTCGTAGCGTCAAGCCAtcaaaatgatttgattttatacaagactaaattaaatataaataaaatgcagaaatatattttgtggttttaacttttagagTACCATCGTAGACAATAATCATGTTGCAAAAGACAAATTGTCCGAAAGTGCATGCACAAATTGAGTATTATTAACGTTTAATGAAGTACAATATATGTTAGTCATGCAATAGATGCAATTTTCAATACTAACGTATATGTTTCTCTTGTGAAAACCGGCAGATACTAAGCAATTCGAAATACAAGAGCGTGGAACATCGAGTGATAGTGAATTCGGAAAAAGAAAGGGTTTCACTAGCATTCTTCTATAACCCTAAGAGTGACATTCCGATCCAACCAATGCAACAACTTGTCACCTCTACGATGCCTCCCTTGTATCCTCCCATGACCTTTGATCAATATAGACTCTTCATTAGAACGCAAGGTCCACGTGGAAAATCCCACGTTGAGTCTCATATATCTCCTCGTTAATTGATATCTACTTCATAAAATGTCTGATAAATAGAATAATTGTAAGCcttcttgtttatatatgcAGCTCAATTACTAGTGAGTGCATCTATATACATTAATCTCTTTTATGTGCTATATACTGAAGGATACCGAAGCTATGGAAGCTTAAAGAACTACCTAGAGATTCCAAAAGATtggtgaagaatgaagatatatatacatatatattgagaTCAAAGTGAATCGACTAAAGACCGAGAACTATCAAACATTTGTTTAAGTTAAATTACTTTGTAGTCACCCTTGTAGtgaattatatatgtttataattaGTTCTTTTAGGTTCTATTGTATTTCTATTATGCAAAATCAATATCCGTGATTTATGTTGAAGCATGTCTATCAATAATTATGCCTCCTCTATCTCTATGATTAGTAACATTAATAATGGAGCTTATCGGTGCTAGTCTTTTCTGTATTGATTGAGCAACTAATCTATTAgacaatttaattttcttaagaaaaattagtattgacaaacaaaatgaCGGACATGTGAACGCAATAAATATCTAGTATCTAAAGATGGTAGTATGGTACACATATTAGATTAAGTaatgtatataaaaaggaTAATTCGTGTTGACCATGTATTACAGAATCTTGTTAGATCCGATTTAAGTTCTTTATCATATATAGTTGGGGACTTGGGGGAGCTTGTAAGTAACGTTTACGAAGAAGATTGGACGGATATCACTTTGAATACCCAAAACTAAGATTTTTGtattgtgaatttgtgatcTTCATGCTGGCTTTACTTGGGATCGCCCTTCTTGATATTACATACATGCATGATCACATTTATAAATTGatttgtattgattttgaatattgatcattgttattattattatcatcaacATGCATTAATTAGCACAAACCAAAACACTAGGCTACAAATCATTATCGTCGAATAAATATTCAGTCGATgagtttaaaatttagttaaattCAGTCGATTGTCAACTATTAACATTTCATGAATTTCTTATTGAGTATGATGCTaaataaatagtatttttttttttaaaaaataaaaatatttgattattgtcgcaaatttgattgaaaaattTAGATTTGGATTTAGAGATGATTTGTGACAATCTTGATGGTTAATTATAAAACTTACCAATTCTAAGGCTTGCGATCACATTTACTTGCCCTTTAGAACTTGGAAAACATGTTGGCTCTTTACAATTCCGGCCAAATGAGAAGACTATCACTTTGACATATCACATAATATTGGATaataatattctttaaaattatgaaaaacaaTATCTTAAGACAGATAAAAGACCTAACagaagattaaaaacatatttgttcAAAATTCGGTTCGAAGCTTAAAGATTTGACTAAGTCTAACATATACAAACCCCATGACACAACACAATTGATGACACAacccagtttttttttttttaatatgaataataataatattattcaaaCAGTTTGCTACTCTCTCCCTCAACTTCTTGAAATCCCTTTCTTGAGATctaaagagagagttttgtatgctttaaaattaagaaggttaaagaaaaaaagagaagaaaagaaaaaaagttgattaaCATATTGATTAAAACATGAGAACCAGAGTCTCTCTgagagatcatcatcatcatcatcatcaattgaTCAGCATCACTGTCTTCCTTTCTTTGCACAGCAAGGCGGGCATTTATACTGCTTGATGCTCTCTGCTTTAGCCGGAGTTATCTTGACGCATTTTCCATGGTACCAACGTTCACAAACATCACAGCAAATCCAGAACTCCTCATTTGTGTAATGACCTCCACAGCTTCCACAGAGAGTGTCTCCAtgctcgtcttcttcttcctcctcctcataGCTCTCTTCCATTAGTTTCGGTGTTGAGCTCTTTGTCTGCCCGTCTATTGATCTCTGCTAATTACGATTTTTGATTTCAAAGAGGGAAACcagataacaaaaaagaagaaaggaggcTCCTTATTTTGTGTACCTTAGTGCCATTTCTGGATTTGCTTCCTGAGTCCGAGCTTGGCTTGTTGTCTTTCATGGCTTTCCTACCAGTCACTACATCGAAGAGAGTTGGGAGATCGTTGATCAGACTGAATAACCGCTTCCTgcaaatcaaaagaataatataACTCCATGAGTGGACAACACATTGAAAAAGGCAGCTAAGATAAGCTAAGAACTAGATTAGCAAGCGAAAGTGAGGAAAAACGAACCAGAATCTTCATATCAGTACAACACACAATTGTGATGTTTTATCTAGCATTATTTGTTTGCAGCTCTGTCGGGTTAAATTCTCTATCCTTGGAAATGCATCTTACGAAATGCTTTTTACTAGTCTAGTGTAAATAAGATAGAGGACTAAAATGGTAGAGGATCACTTTAGAGACTTGTTAATGGTATAGTGAAACTACTGGTTGAGAAAACAAAGTCCAGTTTCTTGCACCTTTAATTGAAACCTATCTAAATGCCAACAACTACTTCTCTCTTGAAGAACAATGAAACAgataataaccaaaataacatTGTTTTCTAGAATATATGACAGACAGACAGTAAAATGATCTCATTAGTACTAATCAAatagcaattttttttgtcaaaatttaactTTCACAAAACCTTTGTCAGTAAAGTTCTTTGGATTCCATAGTTACTAAGATGGGTGTTCAGATGTAACAATGAAATGGTGAAATTCAGCACATGCGACCACAGAATATCCGTTTTCAGATTTCATAGAATAGCAAATACCAGGCTTTTAAAATTAGGGAGGATAATCAAGTTTCAAGTTTAGCCATTACAATATCCAAAAGAGCTGAGAAAAAGTTTAGACAGATGAAGTCATGCAACAAACAATACTCCATAGATATGAATGACGAATagcgaaaaaaacaaaacaaaacaaaactcatttCACGCAAATTCAAAGACAATCTCATTCCAAACGaactccatcatcatcacaaagtttcaatttttacttCACATGAGAAGAGCCAGGATGGAAAACAACTATGGGGTTTCATGTAAGAACAACACAGAATCCATTGAAATCAAGTAAAAGTTGGAGACATGGcttaagaaaacacaaaacaatgaGAATGCAGAATCAAAATGTtgggaaaaagagaaataccTCTCATTGCGATTAAGACGGGCTCCAAAgtagaaagaaacagagagcaaCCAACAATCACTGTGAACAGCAACAAGAGAAAGCCAATCTTTCCTCTGCATACCATCTCTAGCGAAATTGATACCAAGAGCAGGCTCAGGTAGCTCCGGAGGCACTTCCTCTGCTGGTAGATTCACTTCCCATGACTCATTAGGGTGTCCGTACAAACACAAATTCTCCTTTTCTATAACCACAAACAcccaaaaattgaaatcaaatctcaataaaacacataaaagGGTATCTAAAAGTCGAAATCTTTCATACCCGGATCGCATTGAGAGTAAAAATCATCAACATCTggaaaaaatcacaaaaacgaACAAGTTAAAGGACGAATCCAAAGGCATTACGAAGAAATCTGGGaaatttagagaaagagagagagagaggatttAGACCTTTAGTGAGAGCACGAAGAAGAGCGGCACGACGAGCGGAATAATCTTTGAAGATCTCTTCAACGGTGCGAGGGTTAGAGGAAACGGCTGCGGCGGCCATATCTCTACAgatttttataagatttatagATCAGTACTAGTTGACAAGGATCGATGTCTGTATCAATGGTTTTTGAGACCCGATGCGTTCGGgcatgaagagagagagaacaataGATATGGAAGGAGATGGAGAGAAGCAGACGGaacaagaaggagaagaaaaataagagagagagagaaaataaaaactttatttttatttttgggagTTTGGTTGCGTCAGCGAAAAGGTTTGGTAGTAGACGAAGATGCGTCGCTTTTTAGGTAAATGGCATTTTAGTTGGGCCCTTAAGTGTTAGGTTTTAGGCCCAAATAAGTCCAATCTCCTAAGCGACTTTTTTGTTATCGGCCCAAATTTAGTTACTTTGTGATTTTACCttcaaaacactaaacccCTGTCTGGAGGAGTGTTATGTGATGAGTTTCAGACATTTGTTAATGTCTGTAAAatgtaaacaagaaaaaaagaaattacttGAACACAAACTTGGTGTGTTTCTGTGATTTAAGATTTAGATAagtataaactttaaaatggTAACGTTTTTCGAGCGAAACTGAATCAGATTATAGCAGAGACACTTGTAATGTAAACAATCTAAAGCAAAGCTTTATCACATTAAGACAGTGAATTATGTGAAGATAGggtcttgttgttgttgttgtgtgtgtTGAAATGTTTAGTCCCATTGTTCTTCCCAGAAATAAGTCCATTCTGAAGAATTTACTGTCTGTTTGCCATCTGCTGATACAAGATCATAAGGAGAGTCATCTGCGAATTCTGTTGGCATTGATTTCCAGTGAAGTGATGGATGCCATTCCGCTTCTTTAACCACTCTTAGTATCTCTCCCGCTACTATTTTGCTTCCTTGTGCTGACAAATGAATCCCGTCTCTGTAACAAACCAGACTATACCGTTAAAACATTTCAATGAACATCGTCGATACTCCATTCCCGGTTATCGCATTTGGAAACTCTGAGAAAGTCATATATATCAAAGGTCTCTCTATATTTCTTCAGAACTCAAAAAATACTTACGTGAAGCAAACAGTTTTCCAGTCATCTGCTTTCTGAAAAGTAGAGAAGAGATCAACTACTTCTAGGCCGAGTTCTTGGCACAGCTCTACACAAGCATCTGAATAAGTCTTGCAGAGGTCGTTTGTGCGGATTACCTCGCTCAAGTATGGGCTtgtgagagaaaaagaagcacATCTATATTAATAAGGCCGGAGAGAAtaaggagaaacagagagatagtGAAGAAATTCAGGGAAGTTACCTTTGGTTCTGGCGAACTTTAGCCTCATCCACTGGAGGAGAACTAAGAAATATGATTCGGGTGAAGTCTGAAAGGCTCTGAAACAGAAAATAGAGGAAGAAATTAGCACTTGAAATGGCTTTTAAACGTGACTGACAGgagataaataataaatctaacAATTATAAAGGAAGTATAAACCTGAAGATGAAGAGCGATCTTCTTCATGTTATCAACATATTCAGTAAGTGGTACATGAGGTCCTAGTCCAGACGAGTGAGGCGCCATTGAGTCGTTTCCTCCAAAATAGACAATGACCAGAGAAGGTTGTACTGCAGCATCCTGCATCCGTAACAAGTTGCAATTTTTAGGCGACAAAGTGGAAGAAAACAGAAGCTTTGAATATGATGGTTTTCTACAAAGTTAAGCTCATtctaccaaattttttttataatgggTAAGAGAAAACAGCTTGAGATATCAAGAAAACTCGGATGAAACAGATTATGCTTAAACAGAGACATCTCCCTTGAAACAGATGCAGAGTCTTGTATGCTAAATCAAAGACTATGCAACTAAAATAGCCACTTGTGTAATCCTTTTGGGGTACATTTTGAACTAGTAAAATAATGTTCACAAAGAATTCTTACTAGGTCAAATGATAAGCACACATCAACCTATACGGACTAATATAAAGACCTATAAAACGCTGAATCTTTATCATAATCTAGTATTGAAGAAACTAATAGtctaaagagagaagaagcaaaaaaaaagggagtTGAAAGAGTACCTTGGGGAACACTTGGTCGACAACTTCCAAAGCACGAGAAGAGTTCCATCCATAATATCCTCGCAGAATGATGTCGGCCTATACACATAACATCCAAATGGAGAAATAACATTATGGTTCGCATAATACACGCTTACAATCGTAAAACAAAAGACGAATTTCAATGAACAAATGTATAGTTagggaaaataataaataatacagAGTAATTAGAATAAGCGATCTACTTGTAGAATCAACGCTCTAGTAATCTAACCAAGGATGAATATCGAATCCAGAAgccacagagagagagagattgatgaaTCTGACGATACCTTACGAGCGTAGACCTCGGAAAGAATGGCGCCCCAACCACCATGGCCAAAGCTCATCTGAACAATGGAAGATCCAAACAAAACGATCTGAGGCCGCGCGGGTCCAACCATTGTCTCCTTCCTAACCTCTCTGTTCCTCTGTTTCAGAGCTGAAGACAGGCCGTTCTTTCTCCCACCGCAAAAGCTAATCGTCCGGTGAAGATGAACAAACCTGAGCGATcctctctctcactctttgTCGTAAGGTGCGAGATTAAATGCATGAACGTctcgttttttcttcttgttttttgattattataacagacaaataaaagaagaaaaaaacaataaaaaaacaaacaaaacaaaaccttttgtTATATCATCACGTGCATTActgttatttccttttttaagGATTTGTTTCTCATActagttttctctttttgtttctcaaagtATTTTTTACTTGAAATGCTCTCTaccaaaaagtaaaatgatgagaaatcttttctttctttttcaatatatatgaaaatcttAGTTTAAGAATGAATATCTCTTGTATAAGCTttggaaagaaacaaagtcaAGAAGAATAGGGTACTAAATAAAGAGATTgggtagagagagagatttatgAGCAATAATTCAAATGATATGGTCGTTGGTTGGTAAGTAAAGGAACACTGAATTAAAGGAGCACCAAATATAGATCAACCATATTTTTGAACTCTTCATTCAATGTCTCaccttctttctttatatgttatatatatggatgGTTCAACAAATAACCACGTGAACATGTTGAAGTGATTACATTGAACGTTTAGTAACTAGCATCTATCATTGGTCATAGTTTCATAAGAGTATATATAATacagaaatgaaataaatttcattataaaaacaaaacatattgcTGTCAAAACTGTTTTTAAGACCAAAGactataataataatgtaacTGCTCAGGTTAGTGAGTGAACTTAGAGAACTCAATggagagggaaaaaaaaaaactaagaagaagaaaagaaagactAACTCAGCAACTCAAAAATCTAGTGCTCCGGATTTGGATGAGCAGCTACCAGATGTGCCATACGATGTTCCACTGGACCCGTCTACAGGGGCTTGATTCAGACACTCTAGAGCCaagaatcttctcttcttcaagctcattGAGAAGGTTTTTGCCTCAAGAATTACAGGCACCTGTTCCATTAAACAATTCAGATCAAACCAGTGGTTTAGGACCATAGTGAATCCATTTTTTCAACGGTTTCTAAGCAAGTTCATGTCATTCtcatcaaaagagagaaaaatggatTAGATGGGGATTTCTGGATAAGTTGTTCAGTAGACATTTTGAATTTCATCAGACTTTTATCCattgaatatgtttttttgacTTGGCAAAATACAAAGGGGTTCTTGCTTACAGGTTTCAGGGTAATAATATCCCTATATAAATTGAGAATTACACAATTTGTAAATACCTGTGTGTTGATACGAGCAACCTTGTGTATGTTGAGGAATCCATTTATATCCTTGTAGCCAGTGAGGAGTTTCTCCAATTCCTTGTCACCATCTGGAAAAAAAGGCAAGGATACTTGTCAAGAAACAACTATGATAATCTAtttatgaataagaaaatcaggGAAAGCAAACCTGGGATTGCTTTGATAGAGAGCAAGGTATCTGCCATATGCTGCAGTCTTTTAGAGGAAGATGGGGAGAGCAGGGAAGGCGGGAAAGTAACAATGGCTACCGCATTTGAAACCATAAGCATACTTTTCAGCAATCTTATGAATGAGAGCATGTCTGATTCCTGTGTtgatagaaacaaaatgtcaaaaaatcaacaatataaTACATAACGACGTGATACTGGTACAAGCTTCAGCTATCATTAACTATAGAGTCAAGAGAATTTTCGTTAGAAAGCATTGTTGACTTGATATAGGCTAAAAGTTCCAGAAAACTCTCCTAATTACCTTTTCAGAATACTCACACAGGGGAGAGC from Arabidopsis thaliana chromosome 3, partial sequence includes these protein-coding regions:
- a CDS encoding 2-oxoglutarate (2OG) and Fe(II)-dependent oxygenase superfamily protein (2-oxoglutarate (2OG) and Fe(II)-dependent oxygenase superfamily protein; FUNCTIONS IN: oxidoreductase activity, iron ion binding; INVOLVED IN: oxidation reduction; LOCATED IN: cellular_component unknown; EXPRESSED IN: inflorescence meristem, male gametophyte, flower, pollen tube; EXPRESSED DURING: L mature pollen stage, M germinated pollen stage, 4 anthesis, petal differentiation and expansion stage; CONTAINS InterPro DOMAIN/s: Isopenicillin N synthase (InterPro:IPR002283), Oxoglutarate/iron-dependent oxygenase (InterPro:IPR005123); BEST Arabidopsis thaliana protein match is: 2-oxoglutarate (2OG) and Fe(II)-dependent oxygenase superfamily protein (TAIR:AT5G05600.1).); the encoded protein is MNNLDEIKIESKTCLNDQEQEVKIDNMHMSDQDKNKIEIKNKSGLGEKWPEPIVRVQSLAESNLTSLPDRYIKPPSQRPQTTIIDHQPEVADINIPIIDLDSLFSGNEDDKKRISEACREWGFFQVINHGVKPELMDAARETWKSFFNLPVEAKEVYSNSPRTYEGYGSRLGVEKGAILDWNDYYYLHFLPLALKDFNKWPSLPSNIREMNDEYGKELVKLGGRLMTILSSNLGLRAEQLQEAFGGEDVGACLRVNYYPKCPQPELALGLSPHSDPGGMTILLPDDQVVGLQVRHGDTWITVNPLRHAFIVNIGDQIQILSNSKYKSVEHRVIVNSEKERVSLAFFYNPKSDIPIQPMQQLVTSTMPPLYPPMTFDQYRLFIRTQGYRSYGSLKNYLEIPKDW
- a CDS encoding 2-oxoglutarate (2OG) and Fe(II)-dependent oxygenase superfamily protein (2-oxoglutarate (2OG) and Fe(II)-dependent oxygenase superfamily protein; FUNCTIONS IN: oxidoreductase activity, iron ion binding; INVOLVED IN: oxidation reduction; LOCATED IN: cellular_component unknown; EXPRESSED IN: inflorescence meristem, male gametophyte, flower, pollen tube; EXPRESSED DURING: L mature pollen stage, M germinated pollen stage, 4 anthesis, petal differentiation and expansion stage; CONTAINS InterPro DOMAIN/s: Isopenicillin N synthase (InterPro:IPR002283), Oxoglutarate/iron-dependent oxygenase (InterPro:IPR005123); BEST Arabidopsis thaliana protein match is: 2-oxoglutarate (2OG) and Fe(II)-dependent oxygenase superfamily protein (TAIR:AT5G05600.1); Has 8772 Blast hits to 8716 proteins in 1011 species: Archae - 0; Bacteria - 1149; Metazoa - 114; Fungi - 1021; Plants - 4999; Viruses - 0; Other Eukaryotes - 1489 (source: NCBI BLink).), whose protein sequence is MNNLDEIKIESKTCLNDQEQEVKIDNMHMSDQDKNKIEIKNKSGLGEKWPEPIVRVQSLAESNLTSLPDRYIKPPSQRPQTTIIDHQPEVADINIPIIDLDSLFSGNEDDKKRISEACREWGFFQVINHGVKPELMDAARETWKSFFNLPVEAKEVYSNSPRTYEGYGSRLGVEKGAILDWNDYYYLHFLPLALKDFNKWPSLPSNIREMNDEYGKELVKLGGRLMTILSSNLGLRAEQLQEAFGGEDVGACLRVNYYPKCPQPELALGLSPHSDPGGMTILLPDDQVVGLQVRHGDTWITVNPLRHAFIVNIGDQIQILSNSKYKSVEHRVIVNSEKERVSLAFFYNPKSDIPIQPMQQLVTSTMPPLYPPMTFDQYRLFIRTQGPRGKSHVESHISPR